The Acidobacteriota bacterium genomic sequence GCCCGGCGAATCCTCATTCCAGCCCTTCGAAGTCCTTGACCTGTTGCCGCATCGTCTCCGGAATAGGAACCGTCCGGCCGTTCTTCATGTCGAAACAGGCCTGCACCGACAGGCCGTCTGCGATCAGACGCCCGGTCCGGCTCTCGGTCAGGCGATACTCGAAGGTGAAGCTGGAATTCTTGAGGGCGGAGATTCGGGCGGCAATGGTAATGGTCTCACCCAGGAGCGCGGGGGAGCGGTAGTTGCACTCGGTTCGCACCATCACGAATCCCCAGTCATGGGCGGGAGGGAGTCCGAAGAGGTGCTTCCAATATCGGGTGCGAACGATCTCGAAATAGGTGAGATAGACGGCGTTGTTGACGTGGCCCAGGGCGTCCAGATCTCGAAAGCGAATCTCCAGTTCGGTTGTGAAACGAAACGATGTCATGGCTGGTCGTCGTCAGGCCGTCCGAGAGACGGTAACGGCCTGGAACGGGCAATCCCGTTATCCGTCGAGTGAGTTCCGCCCATCTCGCTTTCAGTCGAAGGGATACTGCGTCACCTCGGCATCGGTCCGGACCCCGCCGCTATCCACTCCGACGCTCGTGCCGGGGTCCCAGGCCTCCTTGCGAACGTAAGCCAGGGCGATAGCTCGCCGCAGCCCGGGAGAGTAGGCGCTGTCCGTAACCCAGCCCACCTCCTGCCCGTTGCGGAATATCTTGTCTCCCCCCCGGGCGGGCTCCCCGGATGACAGCAGGAGACCCGTGAGCTTGCGATTGACGTGTCCGCGAAAGGTAGCCCGGGCCACGACTTCCTGGCCGATGTAGCACCCCTTGCTATAGCTGATGGCTTCTTCCAGGCCGGTCTCCAGGGGGATGCGGGCTTCGTCCATATCGATGCCGTACCAGGGGATACCCGCCTCAAGCCGGCGGACGTTCCAGGCTGCAAGGCCTACCGGGCGTAGTCCGGCCGGCTTTCCCGCCTGAAGGAGGAGGTTCCAGAGGTCGACTGATTGGGATTCGGGCACGATGAGGTCGCAGCCTCCCGAGGCGGTTCGCCGCACCCTTGCGCAGCGGACCGGCAGATTCCCGACTTGAATGAGGCGATGTTCGAAGGGGGCCTCCGGCGGGGAGGTTCCTCGGCACAGCCCTGCGATGACCTCGGCCGCCCTGGGTCCTTGCAGCGAGAGAATAGCCAGGTCGGCCGACCGATCGATGACCTCGACCTGATCCGCGATAATGTACCTCCTCAAGAGGGCCAGATCCTTCTCCACGAGGTCGGCGTCGACCAGCAGCATCAGGGCTTCCTCCAGACAGAGGACTCGCATGTCGGTGAGGATCCGTCCCTGGGGAGTAAGCATGAGCGCATAGCAACCCTGACCCGGTGAGAGACTCCGGATGTCGTTGGTAACCATTCCATGGAGAAATCGCGATCGGTCTCTGCCCCGCAATTCGACCACACCCTGAACCGACAGATCGAGAAGACCGGCCTCATGGCCCAAGGCGGCATACTCCTCATCCAGAGAAGTGAAGCGCTTGGGAACCTCCCGGCCCCGAAATTCCATGAAGTCCGCTCCCGACTCCCGTTGGGTTCCAAAAAGCACAGATCGTTCCGGCATGATTCCTAACTCCTGCGGCGTTAACCGTCCAGCCTCTTTCTCAACAACTCATTGACCAAGCGGGGATTGGCCTGCCCCTTGGTGGCCTTCATGACTTGACCCACAAAGAAACCGAAGGTGGCCTTTTTGCCGCCAAGATACTGCTCGAGAATTCTGGGATTGCCGGCAAGGACCTCTTCAATCACGGTTGTGATCGCATCGGGATCGGTGATCTGCTTCAGACCCTTTTCCCGGATGACCTGCCTGGCCGGCTTTTTCTCCCGAAACATGGCCTCGAAGATTTCCTTGGCCATCTTGCCCGACACCTCTTTGCTGTCGATGCATCCGATCAGTTCGGCCAATTGGCTGGGGCTGATCGGAGAGGATTCGATGTCGAGATTGAATTCCTTGAGGTCACGCAACAGGTCTCCCATGATCCAGTTGGAAGCCGCCTTGGGATTTCGGGATCGGGCAGCGGTGTCTTCGAAAAAATCGGCCAGGGCACGCGTGGTGGTCAACACACCTGCGTCGTATGCGGGGATGGAATACTCGTCCACGAACCGCTGCTTTTTTTCTTCGGGCAGCTCCGGCATGTCCGCCCGTATTTCATGCTGCCAATCGACGTCCACCGCCAGGGGCGGCAGGTCGGGTTCGGGGAAATAGCGATAATCGTGAGCTTCTTCCTTGCTGCGCATGGGGAAGGAACGCTGCTCAGTCGTGCTCCACAGGCGGGTTTCCTGAGTAACGGTACCTCCCTGCTGCAGGAGGCGTGTCTGGCGGCCGATCTCATATTCGAGCGCCTTCTGCAGAAAGCGGAAGCTGTTCAGGTTTTTCAGCTCGGTCTTGGTTCCCAGAGTCTGTGAGCCGACCGGGCGGATCGACACGTTGGCGTCGCAACGGAGACTGCCTTCCTCCATGTTGCCGTCGCAGACTTGCAGGTATTCGAGAATGACCTTCAGGCGGGTCAGGTAGTCGTGGGCCTGGGTCGGAGAATAGATCTCGGGTTCGCTGACGATTTCGATCAGCGGCGTGCCGCTCCGGTTCAAGTCGATATAACTGAAGCGATCGGAATCGGCAAATCCGTCATGAATCGATTTGCCGGCATCCTCTTCCAGATGGACACGCTTGATCCCCACCCGTTGGGGGTGGCCGTTCTCCTCGAGATCGAGGTGTCCGTATTCCGCCAGGGGTTTGTCGAATTGGGAAATCTGGTAGCCCTTGGGCAGATCGGGATAGAAGTAATTCTTGCGTGCAAAAATCGAAAGGGAATTGATGCGGCAATTGAACGCCAGGGCAGCCTTGACGGCCATGACGACCGCCTCGCGATTCAGCACCGGCAGAGCTCCGGGAAGACCCAGGCAAACCGGACAGGTATTGGTATTGGGGGGGGCTCCGAATTGGTTAGGGCAGGAGCAGAAGATCTTGGTTCGGGTCAGCAGTTGGGCGTGAACCTCGAGGCCAATGACGGCTTCATAGGTCATTTGGGTCATGGGATCTTATGGATGCGACCAATGATGGGCTTCTGCGGGTTGAGCGCTGCTCGGGTATGAGGAGTACAGCCGGGGGAACTAATCTCCCTGCTTTCTGACCAGCAGGTCAGAATCGCCCGAGTCACGGTTGATGAGAGCCTTGGCCTGAGGAAGCACCTCCAGTGCCTTGGCGAATTGGGGATCGTTCTCCAGGGAAACCTTGTGAGCCTCGGCTTGACCCACCCGAGAGAGGAAGTATTCGTAGCGCATCTGGAACTTGATGAAGTCCAGGTTGTCCTGAAAGTCGCTTTCCTTGTAGACCAGTTTCTGACTGGTCAGATAAGTCCGAAATTCCTTCAGGATTTCGGGCGTTGCCTGGAAGTTCCGGTCCACTGTCGGGTGGTCGGCGTTGTAGGCACGGATGAAGCTGAAGATCATTCCCCTGCTGGTCAGCAGCAGCTGGAATTCATTGATCTTATTGGTCTTGATCTGGAAATCCGGAGTTATGCCACCTCCCCCGTAAACCTCACGCCCGCTGTCGGTATAGTAGACTTTCCTCTTCTCCGGATCCTTGTTTCTGGCGTAGTAGTAGTCGATATACGATTGATTGGCGTAATCTCGCTGGATGAGCCTCCCGCTGGGAGTGTGCCACTTGGCGGTGGTGAGGGAAACGCCCGCGCCGTTGTCCAGGGGATAGACCGTCTGAACCAGTCCCTTGCCGAAACTGACTTCGCCCACCAGCAGCCCGCGATCATGGTCCTGAATGGCGCCGGCCACGATTTCGGAAGCACTGGCGCTGCCGGTGTTGATGAGCACCACCAGGGGGAACAGAACTCCACCGGATCCTCTGGGGGCTTCGTAGGACTGTTTGGCGCTTGGCGTGCGTCCGTCGGTAATCAAGACCTTCTGGCCCTTTTTCAGGAACTTGTCCGCCACCTGGATGGCCGCCTGCAGGTATCCTCCGGGGTTGGATCTCAGGTCAAAGATCAGACCCTGCAGATCCGTTCCCAATTTCTCCAGGCTTTCCTGAACTTCCCTGTTGGTGGTCTCGTTGAAGGTGCTGAGCTTGATGTAGCCGATACCCGGGCGGAAGAAGAAGGCGAAAGGAACACTGTGGTGGGGGATCTCATCGCGAATGATGGCCATATCGAGCAATTTCGGAATTCCGACTCGGTCTATGGAGATGTTGACCACCGTCCCCTTGGGGCCCCTCAGCCTTTCCACGACCGCCTGAATATCCAATCCCTCGGTGGGGTTCCCTTCAATCTTGGCGATGACGTCTCCGGAGCGAATGCCCAGGCGGTATGCGGGCGTCCCCGGAATGGGCGTGATGACGGTGGGCTTGGCATTCCTCATGGAGATGATGATGCCCAGCCCATAGAAATTCCCGCGCTGGTCTTCCCTGAATTGGGCGAACTGCTTGGCGTCGAAGAAGTTCGAATGGGGGTCCAACGTCTTCAACATGCTCCGCAGCGAAGCGTGAACGCTCTTCTCGACGTCGATTTCGTCGGCGTAGTACTTCTCCGCCAGGTCGAGCACCTGGGAGTAGACGTTCACCAGGAGTTCACGTTCGTTGGACTGGGACGTCGCTTGAACCGGCCTCCCCCAAAATCCTCCAATCAGGGAGGCGATAACGATGACGGTCGCGACCGTGGTCCAGGAACGAAGTCTTTGCATACCCACCTCTTAACTTGGCCCAAATATAGCACCGGCCCCCGCTCGAAGTAAAGCCTCAAACGGCAGCTCTGCCTTGACTTGAACCCCCGCTCCCATTATGATTCGGTACGTTTGGAGGAACGGATGGGCCCTATCGGCGTACCCGAGTTGATCATCATTTTTGTCGTGGCTCTGCTGGTATTCGGGCCGCGAAAGTTGCCTGAACTGGGGAAATCTCTCGGCAGGGGCCTCTCCGAGTTCCGGCGCGCCTCCAACGAGCTCAGAAATACACTGGAGGAAGAGGTTCGCGCGGCCGAATACGAGCCTCCCCCACCCCCACCCAAGCTGGACAAGCCGGCTGAAGCCGCGCCTGCCGACCCTCAACCGGCCGTCGAGACCGGGGAGGATCCGGCAGCGCCGACCTCCTCCGAAGCGGAGGGCGGCGATAGCGCGGCGGAATCCGCCTCCGCCGGGGAGCAACTGGAAGCTCCCTCCCAACCTTCAGAAGCCGACTCCGGCCCGGAGCCGGAGGCTGCCACAGCCTCCTCGCCCGGCTTGAGTTCGGAGCCCAAGCCTGAACCCAAGCCGGATGGACACTGACCCAAGGGACGAAAACGAGCTTGCGGCCTCCGGCAAGATGTCCTTTTTGGATCATCTGGACGAGTTGCGCCGGCGCATCATCGTGGCCATCGCCGCGGTGGGCATCACTTTTGTTGCCTGCTGGATCTTTCACGAGAGAATCTTCGACTTCCTGTCGGTTCCGATCACCCAGCACCTGGGAGATCGCAAGCTGACCTATCTGAGCCCCACCGAGCCCTTCATGATCTACATGAAGGCTTCCTTCTACGCCGCGATCTTTGTGGCCTCCCCCGTGGTACTGTGGCAGGTCTGGCTGTTCATTGCCCCGGGGCTTTATTCCCGCGAAAAACGATACGCCATACCCTTCCTGCTGTCGTCCAGCATGCTCTTTATTCTGGGGGGAATCTTCGCCTACACGGTCGGCCTTCCCATGACCTTGAACTTTCTCACCGATTTCGGCCGAAACTTTCAGGAGATCGTGACCGCAACCTTCTACTTCGACTTTGCCCTGGTCGTCATCCTGGGATGCGCCATCATTTTCGAAATTCCGATCGTCATTTTCTTCCTCTCCATCATGGGCATCACCAATGCCCGATTCCTGTTGAGAAACCTTCGCTACGCGGTCCTCATTATTTTCATTACAGCAGCCATCATCACGCCAACGCCTGACATCCCAACCTTGATGGTCTTCGCCGCGCCCATGCTCTTGCTGTACCTGGTGGGCATATTGGTAGCCTGGATCTTCGGCAAAAAGCGCCTGAGGGATGAGAATTCCGACTGACGTTCCAGGGCCCTTTTCCCGATCCCGCGGTTACAGCGGTCTTGCTGGTGACCCGCCATGGCCGATTCCCCCAGCGCAGATCGGCAGTCATTGAGAGCACGCCTGGTCAAGGGCAGGCCGATCTTCAGGCGCCATCTCTACATCAGCTCCGCTCTCTTTCTGCTGGTGATCGGCGCCATCGCCTTTTCCCTGATCGATTTGGCCAACCGCTGGGCAGGCGAGCGGGTGGAGCTTGAAATGGAGGCATTGCGCGACGATTTGAAGGATCGGATCGAGGATCGAATGCGCCTCGTCGATCTGGAGCTGCCGGGCGCCGATCCCGCCGATGAGCTTCTGCGGCGGCAGCACATGGAGCGGTATCTGGAGGAGTTGTTGGCCGCCAACGACCAGGTCGTCTATGTTTTCGCAAGGCACCCCCGGGGAGACCTCCTTTGGCAGCGCCTGCAGATGGGAAGGGAACTGGAGCAGAGCCACTTTCCCGACCTCATTCTGTCAGCCAGGGCAAGACAGGAAATCGCTTCGGTCAGCAATCCTGGAGAGCGAATTACCGACTGGGTCGAGCCGGTTGTTTCCCAGCGGCAATTGAGGCTGTTCATCCATTTCGGTTTCGACAACACCCTCATCGCAGACCGGGTTGCGGAAGACCAGACCCGGATCAATCGGCAGATCCTGGTGGCTTCCTCGGTGGTGCTGGCGCTGCTGCTGGTAGCCCTTTTCTATGTGCGCTGGCTGCTCAAGCAAGCCCAAGTGATCGAGGCCGAAGCCCACACGGCCGAGCGGCTGGCGGTGCTGGGGACGCTGGCCAGCGGGCTGGCCCATGAGATCCGGAACCCCCTGAGCGCCATCAACCTGAATCTGCAGATGATCGAAGAGGAAGTCTCCCAGTCTCGGAACCATTCCGGCGAGATGACCCAACTCCTGGCCGGGGCCAAGTCCGAGATTCGGAGGCTGGAGCGGTTGGCCCGCAATTTTCTGGTCTATGCCAAACCGTTGAAGCCGGATCGACAGGTGGTTTCGCTGCCGCAGGTCCTGGACCAGGTGGTCCGGCTGGTGGCCAAGGAGTTCGACAGAGCAGGAATCGAGCTGGTGAGGCAGGACGGGCCGGGATTGCCGGAGTTTCGGGGAGACCGGGATTTGTTGCAGCAGGCCGTCATGAACCTGCTGGTCAATGCCAGGGAATCGGTCCTGGCCAGGGGGGATGGACCGCGGCAGATCTCAATGGGGGCCAGGCGGGAGGCGGGTCGCCTGCTGGTGTGGGTTCGCGACAGCGGCACCGGAGTCTCGGAGGGGGAAACCGGCCGGCTCTTTGACCTGTTTTATTCGAGCAAGCGTGGGGGGACGGGTCTGGGCTTGCCCATTGCCCAACGGATCGTGGAAGCCCACGGCGGGCGGTTGGAGTGGAAGAATATTGACCAGGGAGGGGCGGAGTTTTCGATGCTCTTCAACCTTTAGCAAGGCTGTACCGCAAACCGATAGGCCGGCGAAAAGAGATATCCACCAAGAGACACGAAGAACGACGAAGGGACCCGAAGAAAAACCCAATGAATTGTTGAGCTTTTTGCAGAATTCGCCGCGGGACGTTTAC encodes the following:
- a CDS encoding thioesterase family protein, encoding MTSFRFTTELEIRFRDLDALGHVNNAVYLTYFEIVRTRYWKHLFGLPPAHDWGFVMVRTECNYRSPALLGETITIAARISALKNSSFTFEYRLTESRTGRLIADGLSVQACFDMKNGRTVPIPETMRQQVKDFEGLE
- a CDS encoding aminomethyltransferase family protein, which gives rise to MPERSVLFGTQRESGADFMEFRGREVPKRFTSLDEEYAALGHEAGLLDLSVQGVVELRGRDRSRFLHGMVTNDIRSLSPGQGCYALMLTPQGRILTDMRVLCLEEALMLLVDADLVEKDLALLRRYIIADQVEVIDRSADLAILSLQGPRAAEVIAGLCRGTSPPEAPFEHRLIQVGNLPVRCARVRRTASGGCDLIVPESQSVDLWNLLLQAGKPAGLRPVGLAAWNVRRLEAGIPWYGIDMDEARIPLETGLEEAISYSKGCYIGQEVVARATFRGHVNRKLTGLLLSSGEPARGGDKIFRNGQEVGWVTDSAYSPGLRRAIALAYVRKEAWDPGTSVGVDSGGVRTDAEVTQYPFD
- the gatB gene encoding Asp-tRNA(Asn)/Glu-tRNA(Gln) amidotransferase subunit GatB, with the protein product MTYEAVIGLEVHAQLLTRTKIFCSCPNQFGAPPNTNTCPVCLGLPGALPVLNREAVVMAVKAALAFNCRINSLSIFARKNYFYPDLPKGYQISQFDKPLAEYGHLDLEENGHPQRVGIKRVHLEEDAGKSIHDGFADSDRFSYIDLNRSGTPLIEIVSEPEIYSPTQAHDYLTRLKVILEYLQVCDGNMEEGSLRCDANVSIRPVGSQTLGTKTELKNLNSFRFLQKALEYEIGRQTRLLQQGGTVTQETRLWSTTEQRSFPMRSKEEAHDYRYFPEPDLPPLAVDVDWQHEIRADMPELPEEKKQRFVDEYSIPAYDAGVLTTTRALADFFEDTAARSRNPKAASNWIMGDLLRDLKEFNLDIESSPISPSQLAELIGCIDSKEVSGKMAKEIFEAMFREKKPARQVIREKGLKQITDPDAITTVIEEVLAGNPRILEQYLGGKKATFGFFVGQVMKATKGQANPRLVNELLRKRLDG
- a CDS encoding S41 family peptidase encodes the protein MQRLRSWTTVATVIVIASLIGGFWGRPVQATSQSNERELLVNVYSQVLDLAEKYYADEIDVEKSVHASLRSMLKTLDPHSNFFDAKQFAQFREDQRGNFYGLGIIISMRNAKPTVITPIPGTPAYRLGIRSGDVIAKIEGNPTEGLDIQAVVERLRGPKGTVVNISIDRVGIPKLLDMAIIRDEIPHHSVPFAFFFRPGIGYIKLSTFNETTNREVQESLEKLGTDLQGLIFDLRSNPGGYLQAAIQVADKFLKKGQKVLITDGRTPSAKQSYEAPRGSGGVLFPLVVLINTGSASASEIVAGAIQDHDRGLLVGEVSFGKGLVQTVYPLDNGAGVSLTTAKWHTPSGRLIQRDYANQSYIDYYYARNKDPEKRKVYYTDSGREVYGGGGITPDFQIKTNKINEFQLLLTSRGMIFSFIRAYNADHPTVDRNFQATPEILKEFRTYLTSQKLVYKESDFQDNLDFIKFQMRYEYFLSRVGQAEAHKVSLENDPQFAKALEVLPQAKALINRDSGDSDLLVRKQGD
- the tatA gene encoding twin-arginine translocase TatA/TatE family subunit, coding for MGPIGVPELIIIFVVALLVFGPRKLPELGKSLGRGLSEFRRASNELRNTLEEEVRAAEYEPPPPPPKLDKPAEAAPADPQPAVETGEDPAAPTSSEAEGGDSAAESASAGEQLEAPSQPSEADSGPEPEAATASSPGLSSEPKPEPKPDGH
- the tatC gene encoding twin-arginine translocase subunit TatC, translating into MDTDPRDENELAASGKMSFLDHLDELRRRIIVAIAAVGITFVACWIFHERIFDFLSVPITQHLGDRKLTYLSPTEPFMIYMKASFYAAIFVASPVVLWQVWLFIAPGLYSREKRYAIPFLLSSSMLFILGGIFAYTVGLPMTLNFLTDFGRNFQEIVTATFYFDFALVVILGCAIIFEIPIVIFFLSIMGITNARFLLRNLRYAVLIIFITAAIITPTPDIPTLMVFAAPMLLLYLVGILVAWIFGKKRLRDENSD
- a CDS encoding ATP-binding protein, which gives rise to MADSPSADRQSLRARLVKGRPIFRRHLYISSALFLLVIGAIAFSLIDLANRWAGERVELEMEALRDDLKDRIEDRMRLVDLELPGADPADELLRRQHMERYLEELLAANDQVVYVFARHPRGDLLWQRLQMGRELEQSHFPDLILSARARQEIASVSNPGERITDWVEPVVSQRQLRLFIHFGFDNTLIADRVAEDQTRINRQILVASSVVLALLLVALFYVRWLLKQAQVIEAEAHTAERLAVLGTLASGLAHEIRNPLSAINLNLQMIEEEVSQSRNHSGEMTQLLAGAKSEIRRLERLARNFLVYAKPLKPDRQVVSLPQVLDQVVRLVAKEFDRAGIELVRQDGPGLPEFRGDRDLLQQAVMNLLVNARESVLARGDGPRQISMGARREAGRLLVWVRDSGTGVSEGETGRLFDLFYSSKRGGTGLGLPIAQRIVEAHGGRLEWKNIDQGGAEFSMLFNL